The Artemia franciscana unplaced genomic scaffold, ASM3288406v1 Scaffold_3747, whole genome shotgun sequence DNA window aAAAGAGCCGCCAGTCGTCCCTCATATGTACTGCTGCCCAGACGTCTTCCCACTGGGGTTGGACTATCGCATTGATGTGTTTTAGGTCCCGCTGGTACGTACGACGAAGTGTATTCTTCGGCTTCCCTCTTCTTCGGGTTCCCTCTGGTTGCCACTCCAGTACAGTTCTGGGGAGTCTATCTCCCGCCATACGGATAACATGCCCCAGGTAGCGCCATCTTCGTTGGCGTATGACATCTGTTACCAGGGGCTGGCGCGAGATAGACCGAACAGTCTGGTTGGTTATGTGGTCTCTCCAGTTAATATTCAGTATTCTGCGAAGACATTTGTTCTCGAAGGCAAGAATCCTCTTTTCTTGGTGTTGATTTAGTTTCCAACATTCACAGCTATAAAGGAGGGCGGAGATGACGTTACTGTTGAACAgcctcattttcagtttcaggGAGTACTTTTTCGATCGCCACACTGGCTTTAGTCGATTAAAAGCTCCACTGGCTTGTCCAATCCTAGACTGCACCTCCTTTTCGCTGGATCCAGTTCGTTCGACTGTACTTCCAAGGTATCTAAAATCCACTACCTGCTCTACTGTATTGTCCCCGCACTTTAAGCCCAGTGGTGAGTCGGTTGTTgccatgctttttgttttgtccgAGTTGATCTTTAGTCCCAAAGACTCGCTTTCTCTCGGATTACTTCGAGAAGATCCTGGAGCCTTTCCTTGTTTGCTTCCATCAGGGTGATGTCGTCGGCGAAATCAAGATCTGCTAGTCGTTTGTTGTCGCAGATTTGGATACCAAACCCCGTGCAGTCTCGGAGCACATAATCGATTACAAGGACAAAAAGCAAGGGGGAGAGGACACACCCCTGTTTGACACCGGACATGATATGGAAATACCTTGTATTTCCTTCGTGGGTCCGAACGCAGCACTCGGTGTTTTCATATAGGGCAATGATCAAGGATACAAGTTTTTCTGGAATGCCGTAATATCGGAGGATATTCCACAGCGAATCTCGGTGTATTGAATCGAAGGCTTTTTCGAAATCCACAAAGACAAGGTACATCTTTTGCCTCCATTCATTCCATTCCTCGATCATCATGCGTAGGACATATATAAGGTCGGAGCAGGAGCGAGATAGGCGGAAGCCATGTTGGTCGTCTCGCAAGTGCTTATCTAAGGCTGTCTGGATGCGACGAAGGATTATCTGTGAAAATAGTTTCCCCGGGATAGAAAGGAGACTGATGCCCCTCCAGTTATCGCATTTTGCTGCATCTCCTTTCTTAAAAAGCTTGATGAGTGTGCTTTTTCTCCATTCTTCGGGGActttctctgatttccatataCATGCAAAGAATGTGATCCACACAGTTATGCAAGCGccaaaagaggctttaatcattTCTGCTGATATCCTGTCGCTTCCTGGTGCTCTGCCGTTCTTCAGTTTGCGAGCGGCTTGTACCAGTTCTTCGGTTGACGGTTCTTCCGTATTGATTTGAAGTTCCAGGAAAGGGGTTGTGGGGATATCTGCTGTGTTCGGAGGACTAGGTCGGTTGAGAACTTTCTCGAAGTGTTGGGCCCAAACTTCAGAGATTTCATCGGGGGCTGTGACTGTCTTCCCGTTTCCGTCTTTTACTGGTCCATTTAGGTTGCGACGTTTCCCGATGATTTCATTGGTGATTTTATAGACGGCTCTGGAATCGCCGCGCTTGGCCGCTTCTTCTGCCATAGCTGCCTTTTGTTCTAGACAGTTCCGTTTATCTCCCCTTGCGCTCTTTTTCACCAGCTTGTCTTGGTATCGATACAGCTGGTTACTCAAGACTGTGTCACTGTTATCTCCATCATTTAGAAGacgttgttttatttttcgacgCTCTTCGATAAGGGTCCATGTCTTATCGGATAACCACTCGTCTTTGGGTCTTTTTTTGTGCCCAATTGTTTCTATTGCTGTCTGGTTGTAGGCTTCTTTTAGGGTGGCCCAGGTTGTCTCCACAGTGGCTTCTCTATCCAAGTCTAGGGCCAAGCTCTCAAACCTGTTTGTAAGCTGTATGTTGAACCTATGACGAACTGCTGCGTTTGAGAGCTTTTCAGAGTCGTAGGCAGGTTTCTCTTTGGtttgggatttttttgtggCTTTCAGTTTGAGGGACAGCTTTGCAATCATCAAGGCGTGGTCTGAGGCGACGTTGGCTCCTCTGTAGGCTCTTACATCTTGAAGGCTTGACTTCCACTTTTTGTTGATCAAGATATGGTCAATCTGGTTGTGGGTTCGACCATCAGGCGAGTTCCATGAGTATTTGTGGATAGTTTTATGCTGAAACTGGGTTCCTCCGATGATAAGGTCATTTGTTAGTGCGAAGTCAACTAACAGTATCCCATTCTCATTTATTTCGCCGAGGCCTTGGCTCCCAAGAACCTCAGGACAATAGGACTTGTCGCTCCCCACCTTGGCGTTGAAGTCACCAACAAAGCAGACGAGATCGTGGCTGGGGATATCCTTGGCGACAGCTTGTAGGGTGTTGTAGAAGTTATCTTTTGTGGTATCGTCTGCCTCATTAGTTGGTGCGTAACATGCGACTACTGTTAACTTAGCTTGGCGACCTGTGAACCGTGTCACGATGATCCTCTCATTTATAGGCGTCCATTTCGTTAGGGCTCTGGACGCAGATTTCGACAGCATTATGGCGACGCctgcttctttctttttttctgtgccACTGTGCAGGATTGTGGATCCCTTCTTGAGGGTTTGACTACCTGCACCAGTCCAACGGACTTCCGACAGAGCTAGGATGTCAAGGCCATAATTGTCCATCTCATTCACAACCTGTTCTGTTTTAGAAAGTTGAACCATGGTCCTTACGTTCCAAAAACCAAGTTTAATTTCGCAATTCGTTTTCAAAAATCGTGTCCGGGGGCGGTCCGAATTCGTCGTCAAGAAGTCCGGGGGCGGTCCATAGTCGTCGGCAGGTTGCATAGTCGGTATCATGTTGGCTCTCAATTAGACGGTTCTATGGCAaatcttttttccaggggcagGCTGCTAGTCTGCCGCCAAACCCTCCTCCTTTATCCAGGCTTGGGACTGGCTGTATAATTACAGGCTGTAtaatttctttaccatgtgcaatcataaaattgtctaatatcttcattttttccacagatatagctattacaatcgaaaactaaaacttttgaaattggaaaagagcctttaatcacattctttaccatgtttaatcataaaattgtctaatatcttcattttttctacagacatagctattaccctcgagaactaaaacttttgaaataggaaaagagtctttaatcacattctttaccatttgcaatcataaaatagtctaatatcttcattttttcaacatacgtagctattaccctcgaaaactaaagcttttgaaataggaaaagatcctttaatcacattctttaccatttgcaatcataaaatagtctaatatcttcattttttcaacatacgtagctattaccctcgaaaactaaagctcttgaaataggaaaagagcctttaatcacattctttaccatttgcaatcataaaatagtctaatatcttcattttttcaacatacgtagctattaccctcgaaaactaaaacttttgacataggaaaagagcctttaagcacattctttaccatgtgcaatcataaaatagtctaatatcttcatttttccaacatacgtagctattaccctcgaaaactaaaacttttgacataggaaaagagccattaatcacattctttaccatgtgcaatcataaaatagtctaatattttcattttttcaacatacgtagctattaccctcgaaaactaaaacttttgacataggaaaagagcctttaatcacattctttaccatttgcaatcataaaatagtctaatatcttcattttttcaacatacgtagctatttccctcgaaaactaaaacttttgaaatagaaaaagagcctttaatcacattctttaccatttgcaatcataaaatagtctaatatcttcattttttcaacatacgtagctattaccctcgaaaactaaagcttttgaaataggaaaagagcctttaatcacattctttaccatttgcaatcataaaatagtctaatatcttcattttttcaacatacgtagctattaccctcgaaaactaaaacttttgacataggaaaagagcctttaagcacattctttaccatgtgcaatcataaaatagtctaatatcttcatttttccaacatacgtagctattaccctcgaaaactaaaacttttgacataggaaaagagccattaatcacattctttaccatgtacaatcataaaatagtctaatattttcattttttcaacatacgtagctattaccctcgaaaactaaaacttttgaaatagtaaaagagcctttaatcacattctttaccatgtgcaatcataaaattgtctaatatcttcattttttcaacatacgtagctattaccctcgaaaactaaaacttttgacataggaaaagagcctttaatcacattctttaccatttgcaatcataaaatagtctaatatcttcattttttcaacatacgtagctatttctctcgaaaactaaaacttttgaaatagaaaaagagcctttaatcacattctttaccatttgcaatcataaaatagtctaatatcttcattttttcaacatacgtagctattaccctcaaaaactaaaacttttgaaataggaaaagagcttttaatcacattctttaccatgtaaagaatagtaaaagagctattacaatcgaa harbors:
- the LOC136043217 gene encoding uncharacterized protein LOC136043217 yields the protein MATTDSPLGLKCGDNTVEQVVDFRYLGSTVERTGSSEKEVQSRIGQASGAFNRLKPVWRSKKYSLKLKMRLFNSNVISALLYSCECWKLNQHQEKRILAFENKCLRRILNINWRDHITNQTVRSISRQPLVTDVIRQRRWRYLGHVIRMAGDRLPRTVLEWQPEGTRRRGKPKNTLRRTYQRDLKHINAIVQPQWEDVWAAVHMRDDWRLFLDALGASGGTGGTKV